Proteins found in one Lutimonas zeaxanthinifaciens genomic segment:
- a CDS encoding ParA family protein: protein MGKIIAIANQKGGVGKTTTTVNLAAALGVLEQKVLLVDADPQANATSGLGIEVESVEKGTYQVLEHTVMAKEAIVKTNSPNVDIIPAHIDLVAIEIELVDKEERESMLKVALSEVKDDYDYIIIDCAPSLGLITVNALTTSDSVIIPIQCEYYALEGLGKLLNTIKSIQKIHNPELEIEGLLLTMYDSRLRLSNQVVAEVKKHFHNMVFKTIIQRNIRLGEAPSFGESIISYDATSRGAVNYINLAHEIIKKNNNGEGN from the coding sequence ATGGGAAAAATAATAGCGATTGCTAATCAAAAAGGGGGGGTAGGAAAGACGACAACCACCGTTAACCTGGCAGCGGCTTTAGGAGTTTTAGAACAAAAAGTTTTGCTTGTTGATGCGGATCCGCAGGCCAATGCCACCTCAGGATTAGGAATTGAAGTTGAAAGTGTTGAAAAAGGAACCTATCAGGTTTTGGAACATACGGTAATGGCCAAAGAGGCTATTGTAAAAACCAATTCTCCAAATGTTGATATCATACCTGCTCATATTGACCTGGTGGCCATTGAAATAGAACTTGTTGACAAAGAAGAACGGGAATCGATGCTAAAGGTGGCATTGAGTGAAGTGAAGGATGATTACGATTATATCATTATAGATTGTGCTCCCTCCCTGGGTCTGATAACCGTGAATGCGCTGACTACCTCTGATTCCGTGATTATCCCTATTCAATGCGAGTATTACGCGCTTGAGGGTCTGGGTAAATTGTTGAATACCATAAAAAGTATTCAAAAGATTCACAATCCTGAACTTGAGATTGAAGGATTATTGCTTACCATGTATGATTCAAGGCTAAGGTTATCGAATCAGGTTGTTGCAGAGGTGAAGAAACATTTTCACAACATGGTTTTTAAAACCATCATTCAGCGTAATATCAGATTAGGTGAGGCCCCAAGTTTTGGAGAGAGTATCATTTCATACGATGCAACTAGCAGGGGTGCAGTTAATTACATCAATCTGGCTCATGAAATAATTAAAAAAAATAACAATGGCGAAGGCAACTAA
- a CDS encoding ParB/RepB/Spo0J family partition protein, with the protein MAKATKKQVLGRGLSALLSDSSEDITSIKDKNADKLVGNIVEIELDAIEVNPFQPRTNFNEEALKELAGSIKELGVIQPITVRKLEGKKFQLVSGERRFRASRLIGAKTIPAYVRIANDQEMLEMALVENIQRKDLDPIEVALSYRQLIEEVKLTQEQLSIRVGKNRSTVTNFLRLLKLDPIIQTGIRDGFLSMGHGRALINIMQPELQLEVYQKIIKDKLSVRQTEQLVKNVKEGKPVEVKPAVKKEIPDYFKKSMKEISAYLGHKVDVKLSGNDKGKIIIPFHSEEDFERIKKLLE; encoded by the coding sequence ATGGCGAAGGCAACTAAAAAACAGGTATTGGGAAGAGGATTATCCGCGCTGCTCAGCGATTCAAGTGAAGATATCACTTCGATCAAAGATAAGAATGCCGATAAACTTGTTGGTAACATTGTTGAGATAGAACTTGACGCTATTGAAGTGAATCCGTTTCAGCCAAGAACAAATTTTAACGAGGAAGCTTTGAAAGAGCTGGCAGGTTCCATAAAGGAGCTTGGTGTGATTCAACCTATTACGGTTCGAAAACTGGAAGGAAAGAAATTTCAACTCGTATCAGGAGAGAGAAGATTTCGTGCTTCACGTTTGATCGGAGCCAAAACGATTCCCGCTTATGTTCGAATTGCCAATGACCAGGAGATGCTGGAAATGGCCCTGGTTGAAAATATTCAACGTAAAGATCTAGATCCCATTGAAGTGGCACTTTCATACAGGCAACTGATCGAGGAAGTAAAACTAACTCAGGAACAATTGAGTATTCGAGTTGGAAAGAATCGTTCTACCGTTACTAATTTTTTACGTTTGCTTAAACTTGACCCCATCATTCAAACAGGTATTAGGGACGGCTTTCTGAGTATGGGGCATGGGCGTGCATTGATCAATATCATGCAACCGGAATTGCAACTGGAAGTATATCAGAAGATCATAAAAGATAAGTTGTCGGTGCGTCAAACAGAACAACTCGTAAAAAACGTAAAAGAGGGTAAACCTGTTGAGGTAAAACCTGCTGTTAAAAAAGAAATTCCTGACTATTTTAAGAAAAGTATGAAAGAAATCAGTGCTTATCTTGGTCATAAAGTTGATGTAAAACTATCCGGAAATGATAAAGGAAAGATCATCATCCCGTTTCATTCAGAGGAGGATTTTGAGCGCATCAAAAAATTACTGGAATAA
- the lepB gene encoding signal peptidase I, giving the protein MTLFQWLLFILGLQVIHFLGTWKLYVKAGRKAWEALVPVYNAVVLMQIINRPKWWVILLFIPIINLLMFPIIWIETIRSFGKNSTKDSFLVVLTLGFYIFYVSYMEDVKYIENRSLKPRTAAGEWVSSIAFAVIAATLVHTYFMQPYTIPTSSLEKSLLIGDFLFVSKFHYGARVPMTTVAAPMVHDTLPLVKTKSYLDFPQLPYMRLPAVQKIKQNDIVVFSWPVDTVEQFFKRTNRRIRKPIDKKSNYVKRCVGIPGDSLEIRDGYVYINGKKNELPDRARLQFYYETDTDGKALSVKSLRNRYHVREGGRLQDGNYILNLSDEDAELIRKNPTVKSLNKRISPKGEREEVFPNVSSLNWNKDNYGPVYIPKKGATVALNKESLPYYKRIIVEYEKNALRVENDKIYLNGNSEPVDSYTFKQDYYWMMGDNRHNSEDSRYWGYVPFDHVVGKPVFIWFSWNSDGQGISKVRWERLFTTVGGSGEPVSYFYPFLGVLAIIYGFSLYRKRKKAA; this is encoded by the coding sequence ATGACCTTATTTCAATGGTTACTTTTTATACTCGGTTTACAGGTAATTCACTTTTTGGGAACCTGGAAGCTGTATGTAAAAGCTGGAAGAAAAGCATGGGAAGCATTGGTTCCCGTATATAATGCAGTGGTATTGATGCAAATTATCAATCGGCCCAAATGGTGGGTGATCCTGCTATTTATCCCGATCATTAATTTATTGATGTTCCCGATCATCTGGATCGAAACGATAAGAAGTTTCGGTAAAAACTCAACTAAGGATTCATTTTTAGTGGTCTTAACGCTGGGTTTCTATATTTTCTACGTGAGTTATATGGAGGATGTCAAATACATCGAAAATCGCAGTCTTAAACCAAGAACAGCTGCCGGAGAATGGGTAAGTTCAATAGCCTTTGCCGTGATTGCAGCCACACTGGTTCATACGTATTTTATGCAACCTTATACGATTCCTACCTCATCCTTGGAAAAGTCTCTTTTAATAGGCGATTTTTTGTTTGTGAGTAAATTTCATTATGGTGCAAGGGTGCCAATGACTACGGTAGCGGCACCAATGGTTCATGATACCTTACCTTTGGTAAAGACCAAGAGTTATTTGGATTTTCCTCAACTGCCTTATATGCGACTTCCCGCAGTTCAGAAAATCAAACAAAACGATATTGTTGTTTTCAGCTGGCCAGTGGATACCGTGGAGCAGTTTTTCAAAAGGACAAACCGGCGCATCCGAAAGCCAATTGATAAAAAATCAAATTATGTAAAACGTTGTGTAGGTATCCCGGGTGATTCTCTTGAAATAAGAGACGGATATGTCTATATTAATGGTAAAAAGAACGAATTACCAGACAGGGCCCGTTTACAATTTTATTATGAGACTGATACAGACGGTAAGGCTTTGAGTGTAAAGAGCCTGAGAAATCGTTATCATGTTAGAGAAGGAGGAAGGTTACAGGATGGAAATTATATACTTAATTTATCCGATGAGGATGCGGAGCTGATCCGTAAAAATCCGACTGTAAAGAGTTTGAACAAGAGAATCAGCCCCAAGGGAGAAAGAGAAGAAGTATTTCCTAATGTTTCTTCGCTAAACTGGAACAAAGACAATTACGGGCCGGTTTATATTCCTAAAAAAGGCGCCACGGTAGCTTTGAATAAGGAAAGCCTGCCCTACTATAAAAGAATCATTGTTGAGTATGAGAAGAATGCATTGAGGGTTGAAAATGACAAGATCTATCTGAATGGAAATTCTGAGCCTGTAGATTCCTATACTTTTAAACAGGATTACTACTGGATGATGGGAGATAACAGGCATAATTCAGAAGATTCACGTTATTGGGGATATGTTCCTTTTGACCATGTAGTTGGAAAACCGGTATTTATTTGGTTTAGCTGGAACTCTGACGGCCAAGGCATTAGTAAAGTTAGATGGGAAAGACTCTTTACAACCGTCGGAGGAAGTGGAGAGCCTGTTTCTTATTTTTATCCTTTTCTTGGCGTATTGGCAATTATTTATGGATTCAGCTTGTATAGAAAAAGAAAGAAAGCTGCCTGA
- a CDS encoding WbqC family protein, with translation MSILLQPGFFGPIIHYVAMAGDTDIVFEKQDNFQKQTYRNRCYIYGANGRQLLSVPIKHSKNDGRQKTKEIKIDNSFPWQRNFIRSLEASYRSSPFFEFYEDELMNVLGKRYRFLLDLNLEAHNTISECLQLETHIEFTENYETNVEGKKDLRFLVEAKKEKAYDFEPYIQVFSSKYGFLPNLSILDLLFNEGTNALDYLERHKNLLVI, from the coding sequence ATGAGTATTTTGTTGCAGCCCGGTTTTTTCGGACCCATTATTCACTATGTGGCAATGGCTGGAGATACTGACATAGTATTTGAAAAACAGGATAATTTTCAAAAACAGACCTACAGAAACCGTTGCTATATCTACGGTGCCAACGGGAGGCAATTACTATCGGTTCCTATTAAGCATTCCAAAAACGATGGGAGGCAGAAAACAAAAGAGATTAAAATTGACAATAGCTTTCCCTGGCAACGGAACTTTATACGATCTCTCGAGGCTTCATACCGTTCTTCGCCCTTTTTTGAGTTCTATGAGGATGAGCTGATGAATGTTCTTGGTAAAAGATACAGGTTTTTATTAGACCTAAATCTAGAGGCCCATAACACGATCAGTGAATGCCTTCAACTTGAAACCCATATTGAATTCACTGAAAATTATGAGACAAATGTTGAGGGAAAAAAGGATCTTAGGTTTCTGGTAGAAGCCAAGAAAGAAAAAGCCTACGACTTTGAGCCTTATATTCAGGTGTTTTCTTCGAAATATGGCTTTTTACCAAATTTGAGCATTCTGGACCTATTGTTCAATGAAGGTACAAATGCCCTTGATTATCTTGAAAGGCATAAAAACCTGCTTGTTATTTAA
- the dapB gene encoding 4-hydroxy-tetrahydrodipicolinate reductase — MKIALLGYGRMGQAIEKIALERGHDIVIRKDIEPLEVDLSLADVAIDFSHPDAAFDNIKSCIDEGVPVVSGTTGWLDKYDEIKDYCIKKEGGFIYASNYSIGVNLFFNLNAYLAKMMRPISEYNVEMEEIHHVHKLDAPSGTAISLANDILSESDKQKWSIETKEKEDLFISVKREGEVPGTHAVTYSSGIDSIEIKHTAFNRTGFALGAVVAAEWLEEKKGIYSMKDVLGL; from the coding sequence ATGAAGATAGCATTATTGGGTTATGGCAGAATGGGACAGGCAATTGAAAAGATTGCTTTGGAAAGAGGCCATGACATTGTCATCAGAAAGGATATAGAGCCCCTTGAGGTGGACCTGAGCCTTGCTGATGTTGCCATAGATTTTAGCCATCCGGATGCTGCATTTGACAATATTAAAAGTTGCATAGATGAAGGTGTTCCCGTTGTTTCGGGGACCACGGGCTGGCTGGATAAGTATGACGAAATAAAGGACTATTGCATAAAGAAAGAGGGTGGATTTATTTACGCCTCAAATTATAGTATAGGGGTGAATTTGTTTTTTAACCTGAATGCATATCTGGCTAAAATGATGCGGCCAATTTCAGAATACAATGTTGAAATGGAGGAAATTCATCATGTACACAAACTGGATGCCCCAAGCGGGACGGCGATCAGTCTGGCTAATGATATACTCTCAGAATCCGATAAGCAAAAATGGTCCATCGAAACAAAAGAAAAGGAAGACCTTTTTATCAGTGTCAAAAGAGAAGGGGAAGTGCCCGGAACGCATGCTGTAACCTATTCCTCAGGAATTGACAGCATTGAAATCAAGCATACGGCTTTTAACAGAACCGGATTTGCACTGGGCGCAGTTGTGGCGGCAGAATGGCTCGAGGAGAAAAAGGGAATTTATTCGATGAAGGATGTGCTGGGATTGTAA
- a CDS encoding DUF5683 domain-containing protein: MLQKIIFSLIICIFCWNIGFSQEEEKEKKKKKEKEKTEEGVLTLESQTIDPLSPARAAFYSAVLPGLGQAYNKKYWKIPIVYAALGTGVYFVVDNQQKYDRYRDAYKLRISGRPDEFDGTGDNPNISDDGLIRAQDIYKKNRDLALFITLGLYALNIIEANVDAHLDDRAFNRNLSWKPSLYVDPASNQAVAGLNFKFDF, encoded by the coding sequence ATGCTGCAAAAAATTATATTTAGTTTAATTATTTGCATTTTTTGTTGGAACATTGGTTTTTCTCAGGAAGAGGAAAAAGAGAAAAAGAAAAAGAAAGAGAAAGAAAAAACTGAAGAAGGTGTTCTGACCCTTGAATCGCAAACGATCGATCCGCTTTCACCTGCAAGGGCGGCTTTCTATTCTGCCGTTCTTCCCGGACTCGGACAAGCCTACAATAAAAAATACTGGAAAATTCCTATTGTTTATGCGGCCCTTGGAACAGGGGTTTATTTTGTGGTTGATAATCAGCAAAAATACGATAGGTATCGTGATGCGTACAAGTTGAGAATTTCAGGCCGTCCGGATGAATTTGATGGTACGGGAGATAATCCGAACATCAGTGACGACGGTTTGATCCGTGCACAGGATATCTACAAAAAAAACAGGGACCTGGCCTTGTTCATCACACTGGGTCTTTATGCGTTGAATATCATTGAGGCTAATGTGGATGCGCACCTCGATGACAGGGCCTTTAACCGAAATTTATCGTGGAAACCTTCACTCTATGTGGATCCTGCGAGCAATCAGGCCGTTGCAGGTTTGAATTTTAAATTTGATTTTTAA